A stretch of DNA from Methylosinus sp. LW4:
CCGCCGCCGGCGCCGCCCTTCGGATTTTCTTCGCTTTTCCACTGCCTTTCGCGGTAAAAACAACACTCTCGAATCGAGCCCTGCCCGAGGAGCCCAAACCCGCATGACCGACACCGAAGACGGAGCCGCCACGCCGCCCGAATATGGCGCGGATTCCATCAAGGTGCTGCGCGGCCTCGACGCCGTCCGCAAGCGCCCGGGCATGTATATCGGCGACACCGATGACGGCACCGGCCTGCATCACATGGTCTATGAGGTCGTCGACAACGCCATCGACGAAGCGCTCGCCGGCCACGCCACTCTCGTCACCGTGACGCTGAACGCCGACGGCTCCTGCACCGTCACCGACAATGGCCGCGGCGTGCCGACCGGCATTCACAAGGAGGAAGGCGTCTCGGCGGCCGAGGTCATCATGACCCAGCTGCACGCCGGCGGCAAATTCGATCAGAACTCCTACAAGGTCTCGGGCGGCCTGCACGGCGTCGGCGTCTCTGTCGTCAACGCGCTGTCCGTTTGGCTGAAGCTGCGCATCTGGCAGGAGGGACGCGAGCATTTCATGGAATTCGCCAATGGCGATTCCGTCGCGCCGCTCGCTGTCGTCGGCAAAGCGCCGATCGAGGACGGCAAGCCCAAGCGCGGAACGGAAGTCACCTTCCTGCCATCGCTCGAGACGTTCAAGACCGTCGTCGAATTCGATTATGCGACCATAGAGCATCGCCTGCGCGAGCTCGCCTTTCTGAACTCCGGCGTGCGCATCGTGCTCACCGACGCGCGCCATGCGGAGCAAAAGCGCGAGGAGCTCTATTACGAGGGCGGGCTCGAGGCCTTCGTGCGTTATCTCGATCGCGCCAAGTCGGCGCTGATCGGCGCGCCGATCCTCATCCACGGCCAGCGCGAGCACATCAATGTCGAAGTCGCGCTGTGGTGGAACGATTCCTATCACGAGAATATTCTGGCCTTCACCAACAACATCCCGCAGCGCGACGGCGGCACGCATCTCGCGGGCTTTCGCGCCGCGCTGACGCGGCAGATCACCGGCTATTCCGAGCGTTCCGGCCTCACCAAGCGCGAGAAGGTCGATCTGACCGGCGACGATTGCCGCGAAGGCCTCACCTGCGTCGTCTCGGTGAAGGTGCCGGACCCGAAATTCTCCTCGCAGACGAAGGACAAGCTGGTCTCGTCCGAAGTGCGTCCGGCGGTCGAGAATGTCGTCAATGAGCTGCTCGACCAATGGCTCGAGGAGCATCCGCAAGAGGCGAAGAGCGTCGTCTCCAAGGTCTGCGAGGCCGCGGCCGCGCGCGAGGCGGCGCGCAAGGCGCGCGAGCTGACGCGGCGCAAAGGCGCGCTCGACGTCGCCAATCTACCCGGCAAGCTCGCCGATTGCCAGGAGCGCGATCCGGCGAAAGCCGAGCTCTTCATCGTCGAGGGCGATTCCGCCGGCGGCACGGCCAAGCAGGGCCGCAATCGCGAGTTTCAAGCCGTGCTTCCATTGCGCGGCAAAATCTTGAATGTGGAGCGCGCGCGCTTCGACAAAATGCTGTCGTCCGAGCAGATCGGCACGCTCATCACGGCGCTCGGCACCGGCATCGGCCGCGACGAGTTCAACGCCGACAAGCTGCGCTATCACAAGATCATCATCATGACCGACGCCGACGTCGACGGCGCCCATATTCGCACGCTGATCCTCACCTTCTTCTATCGGCAAATGCCTCAGCTGATCGATCGCGGCCATGTGTTCATCGCGCAGGCGCCGCTCTATAAGGTGACGAAGGGCAAATCGACGCAATATTTGAAGGACGAGCGCGCGCTCGAGGATTATCTCATCGACTCGCTGCTCGACGGCGCCGTGCTTCGCTGCGGCAATGGCGAGGAGCGCGCCGGCAAGGATTTGCGCGCCGCGCTCGAGGATGCGCGTTCGTTCCGCACCATCATGAGCAGCCTGCATTCGCGCTACGACCGCAATGTGGTGGAGCAGGCGACGATGGCGAATGCGCTGCTATCGCCGCCCGACGAAGCGAAAGCGACCGAGGTCGCCGAGCGCCTCAACGCCATAGCGGAGGAGACCGAGCGCGGCTGGACCGGCGAATTGCGCGAGGGCGGCTATGTCTTC
This window harbors:
- the gyrB gene encoding DNA topoisomerase (ATP-hydrolyzing) subunit B; this encodes MTDTEDGAATPPEYGADSIKVLRGLDAVRKRPGMYIGDTDDGTGLHHMVYEVVDNAIDEALAGHATLVTVTLNADGSCTVTDNGRGVPTGIHKEEGVSAAEVIMTQLHAGGKFDQNSYKVSGGLHGVGVSVVNALSVWLKLRIWQEGREHFMEFANGDSVAPLAVVGKAPIEDGKPKRGTEVTFLPSLETFKTVVEFDYATIEHRLRELAFLNSGVRIVLTDARHAEQKREELYYEGGLEAFVRYLDRAKSALIGAPILIHGQREHINVEVALWWNDSYHENILAFTNNIPQRDGGTHLAGFRAALTRQITGYSERSGLTKREKVDLTGDDCREGLTCVVSVKVPDPKFSSQTKDKLVSSEVRPAVENVVNELLDQWLEEHPQEAKSVVSKVCEAAAAREAARKARELTRRKGALDVANLPGKLADCQERDPAKAELFIVEGDSAGGTAKQGRNREFQAVLPLRGKILNVERARFDKMLSSEQIGTLITALGTGIGRDEFNADKLRYHKIIIMTDADVDGAHIRTLILTFFYRQMPQLIDRGHVFIAQAPLYKVTKGKSTQYLKDERALEDYLIDSLLDGAVLRCGNGEERAGKDLRAALEDARSFRTIMSSLHSRYDRNVVEQATMANALLSPPDEAKATEVAERLNAIAEETERGWTGELREGGYVFRRTLRGVAQAVTLDAALLASSEARKLQERAESLREIFAGPAALARRSDETALSGPLALYDAMAAQGRKGLTIQRYKGLGEMNAEQLWETTLDREVRSLLQVKVKEAAEAEDIFVKLMGDIVEPRREFIQENALNVANLDV